Proteins found in one Amycolatopsis umgeniensis genomic segment:
- a CDS encoding helix-turn-helix transcriptional regulator, whose translation MDEWSDPLYVLSQVEHMLAATRAEFLPRFSAAAAAVLPHRAAAMETGDCSRIPIKVDGDPAITGSVTSAELQRLAALGVPGQAVVTEATLGGKRRKLVVLSSAPVIGNGAMIALVPTEDAPAELALGIVAKLWDIVSVNAAQRATDPEPEIIASNLAAATARAQTITDLGQTHATTLASLLAVLRSRQLGDAAARQTATDLAAAALVELRSVADRDRELSAEPASAAFDTLAAQLDPLVRHNDVTVDLSGPGDERPLAQDIAHTARTVTRGLVLAALERGSTRVRASWLIDGGALRITVRDDGPDVARAVPSTGLTERITPLDGRWEVDAVPGWGATITAILPLGVAETPELRPLDRLNSRELEVLAGIAMGKRNRQIAEELQLTEHTVKFHVRKILGKLEVTSRGEAAVLARELRLEVVGHVS comes from the coding sequence ATGGACGAGTGGTCGGATCCGCTGTACGTGCTGAGCCAGGTCGAGCACATGCTCGCCGCCACGCGCGCCGAATTCCTGCCGCGGTTCTCCGCGGCGGCCGCGGCCGTCCTGCCGCATCGGGCCGCCGCCATGGAGACCGGCGACTGCTCCCGTATCCCGATCAAGGTCGACGGCGATCCGGCTATCACCGGCTCGGTCACGAGCGCCGAACTGCAGCGGCTCGCCGCGCTCGGCGTCCCGGGGCAGGCGGTGGTGACCGAGGCGACACTCGGCGGCAAGCGCCGGAAACTCGTCGTCCTGAGCTCGGCTCCGGTGATCGGCAACGGCGCGATGATCGCGCTCGTCCCCACCGAGGACGCGCCCGCGGAACTCGCGCTCGGGATCGTCGCCAAACTGTGGGACATCGTGAGCGTGAACGCCGCCCAGCGCGCCACGGATCCCGAACCCGAGATCATCGCGAGCAACCTGGCGGCCGCGACGGCGCGGGCGCAGACGATCACCGATCTGGGGCAGACCCACGCGACCACCCTGGCGTCCCTGCTCGCCGTGCTGCGATCCCGTCAGCTCGGCGACGCCGCCGCCCGCCAGACCGCCACCGATCTCGCCGCGGCCGCGCTCGTCGAACTGCGCTCGGTCGCCGATCGTGATCGGGAGCTCTCGGCGGAACCCGCTTCGGCGGCGTTCGACACCCTCGCCGCGCAGCTGGATCCCTTGGTGCGGCACAACGACGTGACCGTCGACCTCTCCGGACCAGGCGACGAGCGACCGCTCGCGCAGGACATCGCGCACACCGCGCGCACGGTCACCCGGGGTCTCGTGCTCGCCGCGCTGGAACGCGGCAGCACCCGCGTCCGGGCGTCCTGGCTGATCGACGGCGGAGCTCTCCGGATCACCGTGCGCGACGACGGCCCGGACGTCGCCCGCGCCGTGCCCTCCACCGGTCTCACCGAGCGGATCACCCCGCTCGACGGCCGCTGGGAGGTCGACGCCGTACCCGGCTGGGGCGCCACGATCACCGCGATCCTGCCGCTGGGCGTCGCGGAAACCCCGGAGCTGCGCCCGCTGGACAGGCTGAACTCACGCGAACTCGAAGTCCTCGCCGGGATCGCCATGGGCAAGAGGAACCGGCAGATCGCCGAGGAGCTCCAGCTGACCGAGCACACCGTGAAGTTCCACGTGCGGAAGATCCTCGGGAAGCTGGAAGTCACGTCGCGCGGCGAGGCCGCCGTGCTGGCGCGGGAGCTGCGGCTGGAGGTCGTCGGTCACGTGTCGTGA
- a CDS encoding NADP-dependent oxidoreductase produces MRAITISQYGDTEVLEAAEVPVPEPGPGQVRVAVKAAGVNPIDWKIRSGAMAEVLPVEFPHILGLELAGVVDAVGEDAGFAVGDEVFGWSDSGAYAEYALASKLIRKPAGLSWAEAAALPIVGETALRVLGELEVKPGETIVLHGASGQVGRIATQAAVALGATVIGLAGASSLDEVKALGAVPVQYGDGWVERVRSVAPDGVDAVFDAAGFGVLADSVALLGSPDRLITIADPAAYAQGLKFSAGGEESAAVLEDLVSRGLKLKLGSAYALTDVAEAHRESFTGHAGGKITLTFE; encoded by the coding sequence ATGCGAGCGATCACCATCAGCCAGTACGGCGACACCGAGGTCCTCGAGGCGGCCGAGGTCCCGGTGCCGGAGCCCGGCCCGGGTCAGGTGCGGGTCGCGGTCAAGGCCGCGGGCGTCAACCCGATCGACTGGAAGATCCGGTCCGGCGCCATGGCGGAGGTCCTCCCGGTCGAATTCCCGCACATCCTCGGCCTGGAACTGGCGGGTGTGGTGGACGCGGTGGGCGAAGACGCCGGATTCGCTGTCGGGGACGAGGTCTTCGGCTGGTCCGACTCCGGGGCGTACGCGGAGTACGCGCTGGCGAGCAAGCTCATCCGCAAACCCGCCGGTCTTTCGTGGGCCGAAGCCGCCGCGCTGCCCATCGTGGGAGAGACGGCGTTGCGGGTGCTGGGCGAACTCGAAGTCAAGCCGGGCGAGACGATCGTGCTCCACGGGGCGAGCGGCCAGGTCGGCCGGATCGCGACGCAGGCCGCGGTCGCGCTGGGCGCCACGGTCATCGGGCTGGCGGGCGCTTCGTCACTGGATGAGGTGAAGGCGCTCGGCGCGGTGCCGGTGCAGTACGGCGACGGCTGGGTGGAGCGGGTCCGCTCGGTGGCTCCGGACGGTGTCGACGCGGTGTTCGACGCGGCGGGCTTCGGGGTCCTCGCCGATTCCGTCGCGCTGCTCGGATCACCCGACCGGCTGATCACCATCGCCGACCCGGCCGCGTACGCGCAGGGCTTGAAGTTCTCGGCGGGTGGCGAGGAAAGCGCCGCGGTGCTGGAGGATCTCGTCTCGCGGGGGCTGAAGCTCAAGCTGGGGTCGGCTTACGCGCTCACCGATGTCGCCGAGGCGCACCGCGAGAGCTTCACCGGGCACGCGGGCGGGAAGATCACGCTGACCTTCGAGTGA
- a CDS encoding lysophospholipid acyltransferase family protein, producing MTHAWMPKSPCGDGCLTEGAPTVAFPRRVLRFAAAIGVIAGAFLAAPLVLVLRGMPRERLVRLLFAGILKSFGVRLRVLGDERFRAVPGRGALVVNNHISWLDIIAVNAIQPMRALAKKEVGAWPVLGLLVRRGGSIFLDRENLRSLPATMDELADAMRGGSLVSVTPEGTTWCGLGSGRFRPAAFQAAIDGGVPVRPLALRFRLADGRETTQPAFIGPESLIASLRRVAALRGLVLEVHVCPEIAPGRASDRRELALLAESAVQAALGRVQIPVQRRRRAPAPTPAPAPARTPAG from the coding sequence ATGACTCACGCCTGGATGCCGAAGTCGCCGTGCGGCGACGGCTGCCTGACCGAAGGGGCGCCGACGGTGGCGTTCCCGCGGCGCGTCCTGCGGTTCGCCGCGGCGATCGGCGTCATCGCCGGCGCTTTCCTGGCCGCGCCGCTGGTGCTCGTGCTGCGCGGCATGCCCCGGGAACGGTTGGTGCGCCTGCTGTTCGCGGGGATCCTGAAGTCGTTCGGGGTGCGGCTGCGCGTCCTCGGCGACGAGCGTTTCCGCGCCGTGCCCGGCCGTGGCGCGCTCGTGGTGAACAACCACATCTCGTGGCTGGACATCATCGCGGTCAACGCGATTCAGCCGATGCGGGCGCTCGCCAAGAAGGAGGTCGGCGCCTGGCCGGTGCTCGGCCTGCTGGTCCGCCGCGGCGGCAGCATCTTCCTCGACCGGGAGAACCTGCGCAGCCTGCCCGCGACGATGGACGAACTCGCCGACGCGATGCGCGGCGGATCACTCGTCAGCGTGACCCCGGAGGGCACCACCTGGTGTGGTCTCGGCTCGGGCCGCTTCCGTCCGGCGGCGTTCCAGGCCGCGATCGACGGCGGTGTCCCGGTGCGGCCGCTCGCCCTGCGCTTCCGGCTCGCCGACGGACGGGAGACGACGCAGCCGGCGTTCATCGGACCCGAGTCGCTCATCGCCTCGCTGCGGCGGGTGGCGGCGTTGCGCGGTCTGGTGCTGGAGGTGCACGTGTGCCCGGAGATCGCGCCGGGCCGCGCGTCGGACCGGCGGGAACTGGCGCTGCTGGCGGAATCCGCGGTGCAGGCGGCGCTCGGCCGGGTGCAGATCCCGGTGCAGCGGCGGCGGCGTGCCCCCGCTCCCACCCCTGCCCCGGCCCCCGCGCGGACTCCGGCGGGCTGA
- a CDS encoding GNAT family N-acetyltransferase, which translates to MTTSQLLVSTDQAGVELPADAPRYSLLVANGNEEVVAAQRLRHRVFAEEMGATLNSPVPGLDVDYFDEFCDHLVVRDDNTGEIVGTYRMLPPDRAVRAGKLYSDSEFDLTALDSLRPSLVETGRSCVHPDHRSGAVVSLVWAGIGRYMLLAGHRYLAGCASVPLTDGGAYAAGVWDVLRAKHYADESLRVTPLNPWRTEGLERPARAILPPLIKGYTRLGAKIYGPPALDADFGVADFFVLLDLHNVDERYLKFFLGVQG; encoded by the coding sequence ATGACGACGTCACAGCTCCTCGTCAGTACTGACCAGGCAGGTGTCGAACTCCCGGCCGACGCGCCGCGTTACTCACTCCTCGTCGCCAACGGAAACGAAGAAGTCGTTGCCGCGCAACGCCTTCGGCATCGGGTGTTCGCCGAGGAAATGGGAGCGACGCTCAATTCCCCCGTACCCGGCCTCGACGTCGATTACTTCGACGAGTTCTGCGACCACCTCGTGGTGCGGGACGACAACACCGGCGAGATCGTGGGTACCTACCGGATGCTGCCGCCCGATCGGGCGGTACGGGCGGGAAAGCTCTACTCGGACAGCGAATTCGACCTCACGGCGCTCGACTCACTGCGTCCTTCGCTGGTCGAGACGGGCCGCTCGTGCGTGCATCCCGACCACCGCAGCGGTGCCGTGGTGAGCCTCGTCTGGGCGGGGATCGGGCGCTACATGCTGCTGGCCGGGCACCGGTACCTCGCGGGCTGCGCGTCCGTGCCGCTGACCGACGGCGGGGCATACGCGGCGGGCGTCTGGGATGTCCTGCGCGCCAAGCACTACGCGGACGAGTCGCTCCGGGTGACCCCGCTGAACCCGTGGCGGACCGAAGGGCTCGAGCGGCCCGCCCGCGCGATCCTCCCGCCGCTCATCAAGGGGTACACGCGGCTGGGCGCCAAGATCTACGGCCCGCCCGCGCTGGACGCGGATTTCGGTGTCGCGGACTTCTTCGTCCTGCTGGATCTGCACAACGTCGACGAGCGTTATCTCAAGTTCTTCCTGGGAGTGCAGGGATGA
- a CDS encoding electron transfer flavoprotein subunit alpha/FixB family protein translates to MAEVLVLVDHVDGEVKKVTLELLTAARELGEPSAVVVGPTGTAAKAKEALAAHGAAKVYVAEGDNATGFLVTPKVDVLAALAERTSPAAVLVAASAEGKEVSARVAVRLGSGLLYDAVGVNGDGSVDQSIFGGAFSVKSKSTKGVPVISVRPGAVEATQADGAAAEETVEVPAGDPAKSAKITGIEPIVGGDRPELTEASVVVSGGRGVGSADKFDVVETLADSLGAAVGASRAAVDSGYYPAQFQVGQTGKTVSPQLYIALGISGAIQHRAGMQTSKTIIAVNKDAEAPIFEIADFGVVGDLFNVAPQLTEEVQKRKG, encoded by the coding sequence ATGGCTGAAGTACTCGTCCTCGTCGACCACGTCGACGGTGAAGTCAAGAAGGTCACGCTCGAGCTGCTGACCGCCGCCCGCGAGCTCGGCGAGCCGTCCGCGGTCGTCGTCGGCCCGACCGGCACCGCCGCCAAGGCGAAGGAAGCCCTCGCCGCGCACGGCGCCGCCAAGGTGTACGTCGCCGAGGGCGACAACGCCACCGGCTTCCTGGTCACCCCGAAGGTGGACGTCCTCGCCGCGCTGGCGGAGCGGACCTCCCCGGCCGCCGTGCTCGTCGCGGCCAGCGCCGAGGGCAAGGAGGTGTCCGCCCGTGTCGCGGTCCGCCTCGGCTCCGGTCTGCTGTACGACGCCGTCGGCGTGAACGGCGACGGTAGCGTCGACCAGTCCATCTTCGGTGGCGCGTTCTCCGTGAAGTCCAAGTCCACCAAGGGTGTCCCGGTCATCTCGGTCCGCCCCGGCGCGGTCGAGGCGACCCAGGCCGACGGCGCGGCCGCCGAGGAGACCGTCGAGGTCCCCGCGGGCGACCCGGCGAAGTCCGCCAAGATCACCGGCATCGAGCCGATCGTCGGCGGCGACCGTCCGGAGCTGACCGAGGCCTCGGTCGTCGTCTCCGGTGGCCGCGGTGTCGGCTCGGCCGACAAGTTCGACGTCGTCGAGACGCTCGCCGACTCGCTCGGTGCCGCCGTCGGCGCTTCCCGCGCCGCCGTCGACTCGGGCTACTACCCGGCGCAGTTCCAGGTCGGCCAGACCGGTAAGACGGTCTCGCCGCAGCTGTACATCGCGCTGGGCATCTCCGGGGCGATCCAGCACCGGGCGGGCATGCAGACCTCGAAGACCATCATCGCGGTCAACAAGGACGCCGAGGCGCCGATCTTCGAGATCGCCGACTTCGGTGTGGTGGGCGACCTGTTCAACGTCGCGCCGCAGCTGACCGAAGAGGTCCAGAAGCGCAAGGGCTGA
- a CDS encoding electron transfer flavoprotein subunit beta/FixA family protein, translated as MTNIVVLVKQVPDTYSERKLSGADNTLDRESADAVLDEINEKAVEEALKIKEAGEGEVTVVSVGPDRATDAIRKALSMGADKAIHVSDEALHGSDAIATAKVLAAAISKVEGFDLVITGNEASDGRGGAVPAIIAELLGLPQLTHVNELTVDGTSIKADRYTEDGVTHLEANLPAVVSVGEKINEPRYPSFKGIMAAKKKPVETLTVADLGLDAGEVGLGNAWSSVLEATPKPPRTAGERVEDEGDGGSKVAAYLVAQKLI; from the coding sequence ATGACGAACATCGTTGTCCTGGTCAAGCAGGTACCGGACACCTACTCGGAGCGGAAGCTCTCCGGTGCCGACAACACTCTTGACCGCGAATCCGCCGACGCCGTGCTCGACGAGATCAACGAGAAGGCCGTCGAAGAAGCCCTGAAGATCAAGGAAGCCGGCGAGGGCGAGGTCACCGTCGTCTCGGTGGGTCCCGACCGCGCGACCGACGCGATCCGCAAGGCGCTGTCCATGGGTGCCGACAAGGCCATCCACGTTTCCGACGAGGCCCTCCACGGCTCCGACGCGATCGCCACCGCCAAGGTGCTGGCCGCCGCGATCTCGAAGGTCGAAGGCTTCGACCTGGTCATCACCGGTAACGAGGCCTCCGACGGCCGCGGTGGCGCCGTTCCGGCGATCATCGCCGAGCTGCTCGGCCTGCCGCAGCTGACCCACGTGAACGAGCTGACCGTCGACGGCACCTCGATCAAGGCCGACCGCTACACCGAGGACGGCGTCACGCACCTCGAGGCGAACCTGCCCGCGGTGGTGAGCGTCGGCGAGAAGATCAACGAGCCGCGCTACCCCTCCTTCAAGGGCATCATGGCCGCGAAGAAGAAGCCGGTCGAGACGCTGACCGTCGCAGACCTGGGCCTGGACGCCGGCGAGGTCGGCCTGGGCAACGCCTGGTCGTCCGTGCTCGAAGCCACCCCGAAGCCGCCGCGCACCGCTGGTGAGCGCGTCGAAGACGAGGGTGACGGCGGCAGCAAGGTGGCCGCTTACCTGGTCGCCCAGAAGCTCATCTGA
- a CDS encoding DegV family protein, producing the protein MRSMPGAVAVITDSTACLPVPVAERWGIGVVQVQLQVGEQFDEENRYDREEIIDQLRAGTPVKTAPPEVAAFFWAFQDAASKGASAIVSIHISGRMSETVNAAREAAQQVNVPVHVLDSGTTGMSLGFAATSAAKVAAAGGQATRVIDAAERRFRGSREILYVDTLEFLRRGGRIGAAQAFLGSAFSIKPLLTLKNGEVAPLTRVPGQRRALNKLVDLAVECAGDQDVEIAITRFGPDERDLEIGGRLRARLPHMVDSTLVDASMILGAHLGPGAIGITVSPV; encoded by the coding sequence ATGCGTTCCATGCCCGGCGCCGTCGCCGTGATCACGGACTCGACCGCCTGCCTCCCCGTCCCGGTCGCCGAACGCTGGGGAATCGGCGTCGTTCAGGTCCAACTGCAGGTCGGCGAGCAGTTCGACGAAGAGAACCGCTACGACCGCGAAGAGATCATCGACCAGCTACGCGCCGGGACACCGGTGAAGACGGCGCCTCCGGAGGTCGCCGCGTTCTTCTGGGCGTTCCAGGACGCCGCGAGCAAGGGCGCCTCGGCGATCGTCAGCATCCACATCTCGGGACGGATGTCGGAGACGGTGAACGCCGCCCGCGAAGCCGCCCAGCAGGTGAACGTCCCGGTCCACGTCCTCGACAGCGGTACCACCGGGATGAGCCTCGGCTTCGCGGCGACCTCGGCGGCCAAGGTCGCCGCCGCCGGCGGGCAGGCCACCCGGGTCATCGACGCGGCCGAACGCCGGTTCCGGGGCAGCCGGGAGATCCTCTACGTCGACACGCTGGAGTTCTTGCGGCGCGGCGGCCGGATCGGCGCGGCGCAGGCGTTCCTCGGTTCGGCGTTCTCGATCAAACCCCTGCTGACGCTGAAGAACGGCGAGGTCGCCCCGCTGACCCGGGTGCCGGGGCAGCGACGGGCGCTCAACAAACTCGTCGACCTCGCGGTGGAATGCGCGGGCGATCAGGACGTCGAGATCGCCATCACCCGGTTCGGCCCCGACGAACGCGACCTCGAGATCGGCGGGCGGTTGCGGGCACGGCTGCCGCATATGGTCGACAGCACCCTTGTCGACGCCAGCATGATCCTCGGTGCCCACCTCGG